The proteins below are encoded in one region of Paenibacillus sp. YYML68:
- the ndk gene encoding nucleoside-diphosphate kinase encodes MERTFVMVKPDGVERGLIGEIVRRFEQKGLQLCAAKLVQMSREQAEAHYAEHEGKDFYEPLVAFITSSPVFAMVWQGDRAVALVRSMIGKTDALEAAPGTIRADYAVHTRLNLVHGSDSPESAEREMANFFAPEELVVYTRAIQQWI; translated from the coding sequence ATGGAGAGAACGTTCGTCATGGTGAAGCCGGATGGTGTTGAAAGAGGACTGATTGGGGAAATAGTTAGACGGTTCGAGCAGAAGGGGTTGCAGCTCTGCGCCGCGAAGCTTGTACAGATGAGTCGTGAGCAGGCGGAGGCTCATTACGCTGAGCATGAGGGCAAAGATTTTTATGAGCCACTCGTCGCATTCATTACATCCAGCCCTGTGTTCGCGATGGTATGGCAGGGTGACCGCGCTGTTGCACTTGTTCGATCCATGATCGGCAAGACCGACGCGCTTGAGGCTGCACCTGGTACGATACGCGCCGATTATGCTGTACATACCCGCTTGAATCTTGTGCACGGCTCTGATTCACCAGAGAGTGCGGAGCGAGAGATGGCTAATTTTTTTGCACCAGAGGAGCTAGTCGTTTATACAAGAGCTATCCAACAGTGGATCTGA
- a CDS encoding menaquinone biosynthesis protein, protein MTTSIRPIRIGRIDFTNVWPLFYYFPFAAFGSQVEVLQQVPTGLNRAMAAGQIDIGPISSYAYGENVSEYMLFPDISVSAYGAVHSILLFHRKPLEALGGATIALPTTSATSVNLLKIILAKFYRVQPEYVYETPNLDTMMTKADAALLIGDHAIRANWEDRGYMITDLGAEWNKWTGHWMSFAVCAIRKAVIEEQPELIKRIYDGFIESKRKSLTDMTLLIEDAQVELGGEAAYWQSYFSKLSYDFGPQQWAGLKQYFEYAAELDFLKHEVPLHIWNDNSVAQVTE, encoded by the coding sequence ATGACAACGAGCATCAGGCCCATTCGGATCGGACGAATTGATTTCACGAACGTTTGGCCGTTGTTTTACTATTTCCCCTTTGCTGCATTTGGCTCCCAGGTAGAGGTGCTGCAGCAGGTTCCGACGGGACTGAACCGGGCAATGGCGGCTGGCCAGATCGACATCGGTCCAATCTCGTCTTATGCATACGGCGAGAACGTGTCTGAGTATATGCTGTTCCCTGATATATCAGTTAGCGCTTACGGGGCGGTGCATTCCATCTTGCTGTTTCATCGTAAACCGCTGGAAGCACTAGGAGGCGCTACGATTGCCTTACCGACAACGAGCGCAACCTCGGTCAATTTATTGAAGATTATTTTGGCTAAATTTTATCGTGTGCAGCCTGAATACGTCTACGAGACTCCGAACCTGGACACGATGATGACGAAGGCTGACGCCGCGCTACTGATCGGCGATCACGCTATCCGGGCCAACTGGGAAGATCGCGGCTACATGATCACCGATCTTGGCGCGGAATGGAACAAGTGGACGGGCCACTGGATGTCGTTCGCGGTGTGTGCCATCCGCAAGGCTGTGATCGAGGAGCAGCCGGAGCTGATCAAGCGTATTTATGACGGCTTTATCGAGAGCAAGCGTAAGTCCTTGACCGACATGACGTTGCTGATCGAGGACGCGCAGGTGGAGCTTGGAGGCGAAGCGGCCTATTGGCAAAGCTATTTTTCCAAGCTCAGCTATGATTTCGGACCACAGCAGTGGGCAGGCTTGAAGCAATATTTCGAATACGCAGCGGAGCTCGACTTCCTGAAGCATGAGGTGCCGCTGCACATATGGAACGATAATTCAGTAGCACAGGTGACGGAATGA
- a CDS encoding stage VI sporulation protein F, translated as MANKNMGKDVLSIVKKKTGKSVSEKDIQKLASGVKPSTVQSEAQLRQLIKQVASLVNVPVSEQTMNELIQAIKSSKMSPNNMEQMMKMLTKK; from the coding sequence ATGGCGAATAAAAATATGGGCAAAGACGTATTGAGCATCGTGAAGAAGAAGACGGGTAAGAGCGTATCCGAGAAAGATATTCAGAAGCTCGCAAGCGGCGTCAAGCCAAGCACGGTGCAGAGCGAGGCGCAGCTGCGCCAGCTCATTAAGCAGGTTGCTTCGCTCGTGAACGTTCCAGTGTCCGAGCAGACGATGAATGAGCTTATTCAAGCAATTAAGAGCAGCAAGATGAGCCCGAACAACATGGAGCAAATGATGAAGATGCTTACGAAAAAGTAA
- a CDS encoding NAD(P)H-dependent glycerol-3-phosphate dehydrogenase, with product MSKPIKTAVLVAGSWGTAIASVLADNGRQVLLWSRNQEQVNEINQLHRNHRFLKDAALSPHIQATTDMGEAVTDADVVIVVAPSSAMRAIAQQLRPLLSERSLLVHATKGFESGTLKRMSEVLADELPQYDPSRIVVLSGPSHAEEVIQRCPTTVVVAAQDKSAAEAAQDALISPYFRVYTNPDVVGVEVGGALKNIIALGAGLSDGLGFGDNAKAALLTRGLAEIARLGTGMGGHPLTFAGLAGVGDLVVTCTSKHSRNWRAGSMLAQGLSLDEMLKQMGMVVEGVKTTQAAYQLSAQLGITMPITSELHHVLFDGKSPRAAVEALMGRGRTHELEDAVDASQSTWFG from the coding sequence ATGTCGAAGCCGATAAAAACGGCCGTACTCGTGGCAGGCAGCTGGGGGACGGCGATCGCATCTGTCCTTGCGGATAATGGAAGACAAGTGTTGCTCTGGTCCCGCAACCAAGAGCAGGTCAATGAAATTAACCAATTGCATCGCAATCATCGTTTCCTGAAGGATGCAGCTCTATCGCCGCATATTCAAGCCACGACGGATATGGGTGAGGCGGTAACGGATGCTGACGTCGTCATCGTCGTCGCGCCGTCATCGGCGATGCGCGCGATCGCACAGCAGCTTCGGCCGCTTCTGTCGGAGCGCTCGCTCCTCGTCCATGCGACGAAGGGCTTCGAGTCAGGGACGTTGAAGCGTATGAGCGAGGTGCTAGCCGACGAGCTGCCGCAATATGATCCGAGCCGGATCGTTGTGCTGTCCGGACCGAGTCACGCGGAGGAGGTTATCCAGCGCTGTCCGACGACGGTCGTCGTGGCCGCACAGGATAAATCAGCGGCCGAGGCGGCGCAGGATGCACTGATCAGCCCGTACTTCCGTGTGTATACGAATCCGGATGTGGTCGGTGTCGAGGTCGGTGGCGCTCTGAAGAACATCATTGCGTTAGGGGCCGGCTTGTCAGACGGGCTCGGCTTCGGCGATAACGCCAAGGCGGCGCTGCTGACGCGCGGGCTCGCCGAGATCGCGCGACTTGGCACTGGCATGGGCGGACACCCACTGACGTTCGCGGGTCTTGCTGGCGTCGGCGATCTGGTCGTCACCTGCACGAGCAAGCATAGCCGCAACTGGCGAGCAGGGTCGATGCTGGCGCAGGGGCTCAGCCTTGATGAGATGCTGAAGCAGATGGGCATGGTCGTAGAGGGAGTCAAGACGACTCAGGCTGCCTATCAGCTGTCCGCGCAGCTCGGCATTACGATGCCGATTACGTCGGAGCTGCATCATGTGCTGTTCGATGGGAAGTCGCCCCGTGCTGCTGTAGAGGCGCTGATGGGCCGCGGACGCACGCATGAGCTGGAGGACGCAGTGGACGCTTCCCAATCGACTTGGTTCGGTTAA
- the hepT gene encoding heptaprenyl diphosphate synthase component II has protein sequence MKLLDLYAKLKKDISYIEKELERSIDVDHPMLRDASLHLLKAGGKRIRPVFVLLGGKFGTYDLELIKHVAVPLELIHMASLVHDDVIDDANTRRGQLTVRSKWDNRVAMYTGDYIFAKALSIVTKLSNPEIHQIMSKALVEMSIGEMEQIRFFYRKEQRVRDYLLRIKRKTALLLAISCQLGAMAADAPDRVARQLFKFGYYVGMAFQVRDDLLDLCGTEKEIGKPPGSDIKQGNITIPVIFALQNAELRPALLEEIARIEAQDGQTDISHFLQLIRNSDGIARSEALASKYIDKAIEALQELPDVASKKDLIGIAHFIGNRSY, from the coding sequence ATGAAACTGCTTGATTTATATGCAAAGCTAAAAAAAGATATCTCGTACATCGAGAAGGAGCTGGAGCGCAGCATTGACGTTGATCATCCGATGCTGCGCGATGCGTCGCTGCACCTGCTGAAGGCAGGAGGCAAGCGCATACGTCCGGTCTTCGTGCTGCTTGGCGGCAAGTTCGGCACGTACGATCTGGAGCTGATCAAGCATGTGGCCGTGCCGCTCGAGCTCATCCACATGGCTTCTCTTGTGCACGATGACGTCATCGATGACGCGAATACGAGACGCGGCCAGCTCACCGTTCGCTCGAAGTGGGACAATCGCGTTGCGATGTACACCGGTGACTACATATTTGCCAAGGCGCTCAGCATCGTCACGAAGCTGTCCAATCCGGAGATACACCAGATCATGTCCAAGGCGCTCGTAGAGATGAGCATTGGAGAGATGGAACAGATTCGATTCTTCTACCGTAAGGAGCAGCGGGTACGTGACTACCTGCTTCGCATTAAGCGCAAGACTGCGCTATTGCTTGCCATTAGCTGCCAGCTCGGTGCTATGGCGGCCGACGCTCCTGATCGCGTTGCGAGACAGCTGTTCAAGTTCGGCTATTACGTTGGGATGGCGTTTCAGGTGCGTGACGATCTGCTCGATCTGTGCGGTACGGAGAAGGAGATCGGCAAGCCGCCGGGCAGCGATATTAAGCAGGGCAACATTACGATCCCGGTCATTTTCGCTTTGCAAAATGCGGAGCTGCGTCCAGCACTTCTCGAGGAGATCGCTCGAATTGAAGCGCAGGACGGTCAGACCGACATCAGCCACTTTTTGCAGCTGATTCGCAATAGCGACGGAATAGCCCGCTCGGAGGCGCTCGCCTCCAAATATATTGATAAAGCGATCGAGGCGTTGCAGGAATTACCCGATGTCGCATCGAAAAAAGACTTGATTGGTATTGCCCATTTCATCGGCAACCGATCGTATTAA
- a CDS encoding HU family DNA-binding protein, producing the protein MNKSDLINKVAEVSELSKKDATKAVEAVFEAISEALQSGDKVQLVGFGNFEVRERSARKGRNPQTGEEIEIPSSKIPAFKPGKALRDGIQ; encoded by the coding sequence ATGAATAAATCCGATTTGATCAATAAGGTCGCTGAAGTAAGCGAGCTGTCCAAGAAGGATGCGACTAAAGCTGTTGAAGCGGTTTTTGAAGCTATTTCCGAAGCTCTCCAAAGCGGTGACAAGGTCCAGCTCGTCGGTTTCGGCAACTTTGAGGTACGCGAGCGTTCCGCCCGTAAAGGCCGCAATCCGCAGACAGGTGAGGAGATTGAAATTCCTTCCAGTAAAATCCCGGCGTTCAAGCCTGGAAAGGCATTGCGCGACGGCATTCAATAA
- a CDS encoding DUF2768 family protein, giving the protein MSPLDKMWASFIAIGLMVFASFLITFARTRTKGVLRVILSIIAFFMFVPILIYMMVSML; this is encoded by the coding sequence ATGTCACCGTTAGACAAAATGTGGGCGTCGTTTATCGCGATCGGACTTATGGTTTTTGCATCGTTCCTCATTACGTTTGCTCGTACCCGGACCAAAGGCGTCTTGCGCGTAATCTTGTCTATTATCGCGTTCTTTATGTTCGTGCCAATACTCATTTACATGATGGTGTCCATGCTGTAA
- the spoIVA gene encoding stage IV sporulation protein A, translated as MEKVDIFKDIAERTGGDIYLGVVGAVRTGKSTFIKRFMESIVLPNIQNEADRARATDELPQSAAGRTIMTTEPKFVPNNAVQLHVAEGLNVNVRLVDCVGYVVEGAKGYEDESGPRMINTPWFDEAIPFQEAAEIGTRKVIQEHATLGVVITTDGSIAEIPRASYVDAEDRIINELKEVGKPFIVIVNSTKPDSDAALELRSELQMKHDVPVVTVSVANMQEEDFTSVLREVLYEFPVHEVNVNLPSWVMVLEENHWVRSSFENSVRDTVQDIRRLRDVDRVVEQFQEYEFIDKAGLAGMNMGQGVAEIDLYAPDELYDRILQEVVGVEIRGKDHLLQLMQEFTHAKREYDHFAEALEMVKTTGYGIAPPTLAEMMLDEPELIRQGARFGVRLKATAPSIHMIRVDVESEFSPIIGTEKQSEELVRYLMQDFEDNPLKIWESDIFGRSLHSIVREGIQGKLAMMPDNARYKLQETLGRIINEGSGGLIAIIL; from the coding sequence TTGGAAAAAGTGGATATCTTTAAGGACATTGCAGAGCGTACTGGCGGGGATATTTACCTGGGGGTCGTGGGCGCGGTCCGTACGGGAAAATCAACGTTTATTAAGCGCTTTATGGAATCGATCGTGCTTCCGAACATTCAGAACGAGGCCGATCGCGCACGGGCAACCGACGAGCTGCCGCAAAGCGCAGCGGGCCGCACCATTATGACGACAGAGCCGAAATTCGTACCGAACAATGCGGTTCAGCTTCACGTGGCCGAAGGCCTGAACGTGAACGTCCGCTTGGTCGATTGCGTCGGATATGTGGTAGAAGGCGCCAAGGGCTATGAGGACGAGAGCGGCCCTCGCATGATCAACACACCTTGGTTCGATGAGGCGATTCCGTTCCAAGAGGCAGCCGAGATCGGCACACGCAAGGTCATTCAAGAGCATGCGACGCTCGGTGTAGTCATTACGACAGACGGCTCCATTGCTGAAATTCCGCGTGCTTCTTACGTGGACGCTGAGGACCGCATCATCAATGAGCTGAAGGAAGTCGGCAAGCCGTTCATCGTCATTGTCAACTCCACGAAGCCGGACAGCGACGCGGCGCTTGAGCTGCGGAGCGAGCTTCAGATGAAGCACGACGTACCGGTTGTCACGGTTAGTGTAGCGAACATGCAGGAGGAAGATTTCACTTCCGTGCTGCGTGAAGTATTATACGAATTCCCGGTTCATGAGGTGAACGTGAACCTGCCAAGCTGGGTAATGGTGCTCGAGGAAAATCATTGGGTGCGCTCTAGCTTCGAGAACTCTGTCCGTGATACGGTTCAAGATATTCGCCGCTTGCGCGATGTTGATCGTGTCGTCGAGCAGTTCCAGGAGTATGAGTTCATTGACAAGGCAGGTCTGGCCGGCATGAACATGGGCCAAGGCGTCGCTGAGATCGATCTGTATGCGCCAGATGAGCTGTATGATCGCATTCTGCAGGAGGTCGTCGGCGTCGAGATCCGCGGTAAGGATCACCTGCTGCAGCTGATGCAGGAATTCACACATGCGAAGCGTGAGTACGATCACTTCGCTGAGGCGCTCGAGATGGTGAAGACGACAGGCTACGGTATTGCACCTCCGACGCTCGCAGAGATGATGCTCGATGAGCCGGAGCTGATCCGCCAAGGTGCGCGCTTCGGTGTACGCTTGAAGGCGACTGCGCCTTCCATTCACATGATTCGCGTCGACGTCGAGTCTGAGTTCTCGCCGATTATCGGTACAGAGAAGCAGAGCGAGGAGCTTGTTCGCTACCTGATGCAGGACTTTGAGGATAACCCGCTTAAGATTTGGGAGTCGGACATCTTCGGCCGCTCGCTGCACTCCATCGTGCGTGAGGGTATTCAGGGCAAGCTGGCGATGATGCCGGACAACGCGCGTTATAAGCTGCAGGAGACGCTCGGACGAATCATTAATGAAGGCTCCGGCGGTCTGATTGCGATCATTTTGTAA
- a CDS encoding UbiX family flavin prenyltransferase, producing the protein MTATKPWVIGITGASGAAYGVRLCRFLLSEGESVHLIVTDAGWRVFKEELGWDSAKRVDTLKQQFSGLPGSLEYVNNQDIGAKTASGSFLTKGMIVIPCSMGTLSGIANGASDNLLERTADVMLKEGRKLILVPRETPLHAIHLENMLKLARMGVRIIPAMPAFYQGPQTIDDMVDFMVGKVLDAMELEHQLYKRWGMPHDNEHQAHSDRTN; encoded by the coding sequence ATGACAGCTACGAAGCCTTGGGTGATCGGAATAACGGGAGCGAGTGGCGCTGCCTACGGCGTCCGCTTGTGCCGGTTTTTGCTATCGGAGGGAGAGAGTGTTCATCTGATCGTGACGGATGCCGGCTGGCGCGTGTTCAAGGAGGAGCTCGGCTGGGATTCCGCGAAGCGGGTCGATACGTTGAAGCAGCAATTCAGCGGCCTTCCGGGCTCACTCGAGTATGTGAACAACCAAGACATTGGAGCGAAGACAGCGAGCGGCTCGTTCTTGACGAAGGGAATGATCGTTATTCCTTGCTCAATGGGGACGCTGTCCGGCATTGCGAACGGCGCTTCGGATAATCTTCTCGAGCGTACAGCGGATGTTATGCTGAAGGAAGGTCGCAAGCTTATTCTCGTGCCTAGAGAGACGCCGCTTCATGCGATTCATCTGGAAAATATGCTGAAGCTCGCTCGAATGGGTGTTCGCATCATACCGGCGATGCCGGCTTTTTATCAAGGTCCGCAAACGATAGACGATATGGTCGACTTCATGGTGGGCAAAGTGCTCGATGCCATGGAGCTTGAGCATCAATTGTACAAAAGATGGGGTATGCCACATGACAACGAGCATCAGGCCCATTCGGATCGGACGAATTGA
- a CDS encoding 2Fe-2S iron-sulfur cluster-binding protein, whose amino-acid sequence MTAQVTFVPDEKQIQARPGTTLLDAARRARVHIRTRCGGKAACLMCKVQVADGGEAGLVPMNDAERNKLGSLEEQGYRLSCQAKLNGKASMTVTIPEDPLKSAIRRQLEQQKEEDWL is encoded by the coding sequence ATGACCGCTCAGGTGACCTTTGTACCAGATGAGAAGCAGATTCAAGCAAGACCCGGCACAACGCTGCTCGATGCGGCGAGAAGAGCTCGTGTGCACATTCGGACGCGCTGCGGTGGCAAGGCCGCATGCCTCATGTGCAAGGTGCAGGTAGCTGACGGCGGGGAAGCGGGTCTAGTGCCGATGAACGATGCCGAACGCAACAAGCTCGGCAGTCTGGAGGAGCAAGGCTATCGTCTGTCGTGTCAGGCGAAGCTGAACGGCAAGGCATCGATGACCGTCACCATACCCGAGGATCCGCTGAAGAGCGCCATTCGCCGTCAGCTGGAGCAGCAGAAGGAGGAGGATTGGCTGTGA
- a CDS encoding 2Fe-2S iron-sulfur cluster-binding protein produces the protein MITLKGRTLKKELEPVTGHTLLDLALKGKVDWSFSCTRGTCSRCRCLVTEGAEHLNAPTDAELDNLEPEELEQGYRLGCQAVLKSAGRVEAALKPYF, from the coding sequence ATGATTACGTTAAAAGGTCGTACGTTAAAAAAAGAGCTGGAGCCTGTAACCGGCCATACGCTGTTAGATCTTGCGCTTAAAGGGAAGGTGGATTGGTCGTTCTCCTGCACACGTGGGACATGCTCCCGCTGCCGCTGCTTAGTCACAGAAGGCGCGGAGCATCTGAACGCGCCTACGGACGCGGAGCTGGATAATCTGGAGCCCGAGGAGCTCGAGCAAGGCTATCGGCTTGGCTGTCAGGCTGTGCTGAAGTCGGCAGGTCGCGTGGAGGCGGCGCTTAAGCCGTATTTTTAA
- a CDS encoding UbiA-like polyprenyltransferase, with protein sequence MWRKTRIFLEMIKIEHTLFALPFAFMGALLGSVVKFNQLPSWAQIGWILLAMVGARSAAMGINRVADKVFDAKNPRTSMRAIPAGLISSKEAIIFIIVSFVLLFVAAAQLNPLCMKLMPIAVFFLVFYSYTKRFTWLCHLFLGMAIALAPLGGWVAVTGEITLASIVFYIAIMFWLAGFDVIYACQDAEFDRNEGLHSIPARFGIPTALKLARAFHVVTAIGLLSLYFMTDLAWVYLLGVIVSFGLLFYEHLIVKPNDLTRVNTAFFTMNSTLSMVMFAVTFIDLVVYRV encoded by the coding sequence ATGTGGAGAAAGACACGAATATTTCTCGAAATGATTAAGATCGAGCATACATTGTTCGCCCTGCCGTTCGCGTTCATGGGGGCGCTGCTCGGATCAGTTGTAAAGTTCAACCAGCTGCCGTCGTGGGCGCAGATCGGCTGGATCCTGCTCGCGATGGTCGGGGCGAGGAGCGCGGCGATGGGTATTAATCGGGTTGCAGACAAAGTATTCGACGCGAAGAACCCGAGAACGTCAATGCGCGCCATACCCGCTGGACTCATATCATCCAAAGAAGCAATCATCTTTATTATCGTTTCGTTCGTTCTGCTCTTTGTTGCAGCGGCGCAGTTGAATCCGCTATGTATGAAGCTGATGCCGATCGCTGTATTCTTTCTCGTCTTCTATTCGTATACGAAGCGCTTCACGTGGCTGTGCCATCTGTTCCTCGGAATGGCGATTGCCCTTGCGCCGCTCGGCGGATGGGTAGCGGTTACCGGCGAGATCACGCTTGCTTCCATCGTGTTCTACATCGCAATCATGTTCTGGCTTGCTGGCTTCGACGTCATCTATGCGTGCCAGGATGCGGAATTCGATCGGAACGAAGGGCTTCATTCGATTCCGGCCCGCTTCGGTATTCCGACTGCGTTGAAGCTGGCGCGAGCGTTCCATGTGGTGACTGCAATCGGCTTGCTCAGTCTTTATTTTATGACCGATCTGGCATGGGTGTATTTGCTCGGAGTCATCGTTTCGTTCGGCTTGCTGTTCTATGAGCACCTCATTGTGAAGCCGAACGACCTTACACGTGTAAATACGGCGTTCTTTACGATGAACAGCACGCTAAGCATGGTGATGTTCGCCGTCACCTTCATCGATCTGGTGGTGTATCGCGTATGA
- a CDS encoding heptaprenyl diphosphate synthase component 1, whose amino-acid sequence MNSYRIPEIAKPYIEHDMIQMHTDLPVFPDFRARLLYAFLNKHSSLAGHSELYTLVTSLVQLGLDTHDTVSVTNADKEMKAARSRQLKVLAGDYFSSRFYYLLSHAGHIDLIGMISGAICEANRLKMNMYMLMKQLKLSADDYIQRTVEVKSQLFLSFNGMLEEHVNTTWRELLQLFTRCEVLLHELIRSESSLQYRDSWGYWHVLQSGTKEERRLLQQEETDHAKVRSLWMKYKVTSQLYDMLEACMEELQDKLRLLGGDTDKWVKELQLIGEPVKHYLSAPRATQEV is encoded by the coding sequence ATGAACAGTTATCGGATTCCGGAAATCGCCAAACCATATATCGAGCATGACATGATCCAGATGCATACGGACTTGCCGGTATTTCCTGATTTCCGCGCACGGTTGTTGTACGCTTTCTTGAACAAGCACAGCTCTCTCGCCGGGCATAGCGAGCTCTATACGCTCGTGACGAGCCTAGTGCAGCTCGGGCTGGACACACATGATACGGTAAGCGTAACGAATGCGGACAAAGAGATGAAGGCGGCTCGCTCGCGGCAGCTGAAGGTGCTGGCGGGCGATTATTTCAGCAGCCGCTTCTACTACTTGCTCTCACATGCCGGGCACATTGACTTAATTGGAATGATCTCAGGAGCGATCTGCGAGGCGAATCGGCTGAAGATGAACATGTACATGCTGATGAAGCAGCTGAAGCTGAGCGCAGACGACTACATCCAGCGCACCGTTGAGGTGAAGTCGCAGCTGTTCCTGTCGTTCAACGGCATGCTGGAGGAGCACGTGAATACGACGTGGCGTGAGCTGCTGCAGCTGTTCACACGGTGCGAGGTGCTGCTGCATGAGCTGATACGTTCGGAATCCTCCCTCCAGTATCGGGATAGCTGGGGGTATTGGCATGTACTGCAATCCGGCACCAAGGAGGAGCGAAGGCTGCTCCAGCAGGAGGAGACCGATCATGCGAAGGTGCGCTCCCTGTGGATGAAGTACAAGGTGACCTCTCAGCTGTACGACATGCTGGAGGCGTGTATGGAGGAGCTGCAGGACAAGCTTCGCCTGCTCGGTGGGGATACGGACAAGTGGGTGAAGGAGCTGCAGCTGATCGGCGAGCCGGTGAAGCATTATTTATCAGCCCCAAGAGCGACACAGGAAGTATGA
- the mtrB gene encoding trp RNA-binding attenuation protein MtrB, giving the protein MESNENKAAQSEGQDYFVIKAKENGVQVIGLTRGQDTRFHHTEKLDKGEVMIAQFTNHTSAVKIRGKATVFTRYGTIETQE; this is encoded by the coding sequence ATGGAATCGAATGAGAACAAAGCCGCTCAGTCGGAAGGGCAAGATTATTTCGTCATCAAGGCGAAGGAGAACGGCGTTCAGGTGATCGGTCTTACGCGTGGCCAAGATACGCGCTTTCACCATACGGAGAAGCTGGACAAGGGCGAGGTCATGATCGCACAATTTACGAACCATACGTCCGCAGTGAAGATTCGCGGCAAGGCAACGGTGTTCACACGCTATGGCACCATTGAGACGCAGGAATAA
- a CDS encoding demethylmenaquinone methyltransferase — MEGKTKEQFVHSVFESIAPKYDLMNDILSFRRHKAWREFTMRKMNVQPGSSGIDVCCGTCDWTISLAEASGNGPMVGLDFSQNMLDVGADKIERINRDRQIKLIRGNAMELPFADHTFDYATIGFALRNVPDLVQVIKEMQRVVKPGGLVVSLELSKPTWQPFKSLYYFYFQRVLPMLGKLIAKSYEQYKWLPESLVNFPDHKQLADIFRSTGLIDVKAYPLTGGIAALHIGVKPGELPKGD, encoded by the coding sequence ATGGAAGGCAAGACGAAGGAACAATTTGTACATTCCGTATTTGAGAGCATTGCGCCCAAATATGACTTGATGAACGACATTCTAAGCTTTCGGCGTCATAAGGCGTGGCGTGAATTTACGATGCGGAAGATGAATGTGCAGCCAGGCAGCAGCGGTATCGATGTATGCTGCGGCACTTGCGACTGGACGATCAGTCTGGCGGAGGCGAGCGGCAACGGCCCGATGGTCGGTCTTGATTTCAGTCAGAACATGCTTGATGTCGGCGCTGACAAAATCGAGCGGATCAATCGGGACCGTCAAATCAAGCTCATTCGCGGCAATGCGATGGAGCTGCCATTCGCCGATCATACGTTCGATTATGCGACGATCGGCTTCGCGCTTCGCAACGTCCCTGATCTTGTGCAAGTGATCAAGGAGATGCAGCGAGTCGTGAAGCCTGGCGGACTGGTCGTCTCGCTGGAGCTGTCCAAGCCGACTTGGCAGCCGTTTAAGAGTTTGTACTACTTTTATTTCCAGCGTGTGCTTCCGATGCTCGGCAAGCTGATCGCGAAGAGCTACGAGCAGTACAAGTGGCTGCCGGAATCACTGGTGAATTTCCCCGATCATAAGCAGCTTGCGGACATCTTCCGCTCTACGGGGCTCATTGATGTGAAGGCATACCCATTAACAGGCGGCATTGCTGCGCTGCATATCGGTGTGAAGCCGGGCGAGCTGCCTAAGGGAGACTGA
- the plsY gene encoding glycerol-3-phosphate 1-O-acyltransferase PlsY codes for MWAWSSLLIGYLLGSISFSYLAGKLLKGIDIRQHGSGNAGATNTLRVLGKGPGITVLMLDVVKGIVAVWVGTWMSGGDPLIQVLAGVSVIVGHNWPVFFGFRGGKGIATTIGVMATLAFFPALYAGIIAIGSIVLTRYVSLGSLLFTALLPLFIWLMGVPYEILLLSLVLFVFAWFRHRSNIVKLLKGQENKLGSKKSS; via the coding sequence GTGTGGGCATGGAGCTCTTTATTAATCGGATATTTGCTCGGCTCGATTAGCTTCAGCTACTTGGCCGGGAAGCTGCTTAAGGGCATTGACATTCGACAGCACGGCAGCGGCAATGCAGGGGCGACCAATACGCTGCGCGTTCTTGGCAAGGGGCCGGGTATTACGGTTCTAATGCTTGACGTTGTCAAAGGTATTGTCGCAGTCTGGGTCGGTACTTGGATGAGCGGAGGAGATCCGCTTATTCAAGTGCTGGCAGGAGTAAGCGTTATCGTCGGTCATAACTGGCCGGTCTTCTTCGGCTTCCGCGGCGGGAAGGGCATCGCTACTACGATTGGTGTTATGGCGACGCTCGCCTTCTTCCCTGCGTTGTATGCAGGCATTATCGCGATCGGCTCCATCGTGCTGACACGCTATGTTTCGCTCGGCTCCCTCTTGTTCACAGCACTATTACCGTTATTCATATGGCTGATGGGAGTTCCGTACGAAATATTGCTGCTTAGTCTGGTGCTGTTCGTCTTCGCCTGGTTCCGTCACCGCAGCAACATCGTCAAGCTGCTTAAGGGTCAGGAGAACAAGCTCGGCTCGAAAAAATCATCCTAG